The Syngnathus typhle isolate RoL2023-S1 ecotype Sweden linkage group LG6, RoL_Styp_1.0, whole genome shotgun sequence genome has a window encoding:
- the brca2 gene encoding breast cancer type 2 susceptibility protein isoform X1 gives MPNRTKYSGAFQSRGVNFLPSQTMYDCLTEELWKELGQVDPDWFQVLTTRASKEANLSDSDDQEELCPNQEANFKTPLRKTVSACVPQSSTPQVFRRGCVASPDGADQQENELLPWGARSLSLFGPTKDTVPRSNDGIAHSRIPDWLDLIHTPQASLASYARHISESLGADLHPDISWTSSLNTPSPLPLPLPSTLILSNPDESPSTMAICMDKSAVLVRKLFPSLSNNVRAEVAAVQNSDPLEVLRDADFPEAGPHSTPPKSPPRFPEQPPEAGGDPLIQAAGVLDWTENNQCTFPTDGEGRERRQEDDGNASDVATEPKFSDQAQPVEPEDNALTQWSPLSLSDIALPVAAAAQAADQCATSPASEGNRARPIGPSLNFAAFTKKKTKFIYVIDKEKHSVKDTYLIPDNTLPANDGKEELQQREEKPPSSLHVNPQDLDMSQLGRAFAQDFSQMSCPSAPRKLGLPPPPRGFSPLTRLTASKFAPRKTKSSGDGEAPLDESVDEPAAGDSGFLSAGADISQLTASSAEKREASHPKKNHKQNELCSEDLLLDTWTDTKDASAPTPATLKELAGHLVSVQSLKETANVSPLDRTSDKRMQMWTANVQKAEGLFEQQQPIKSESDSTASISEKCTRKDENSKVTEESPQGFSQSFKQGQIAPESLANGYHGDVKKEIPAHSCPPRDSQNKCLEEDPSDTNGFSSSTKQVQHAPESPGNSNALTCQGDQASECRRDTREQTPATLESPNYQLSASQKADVKALCSLLEEEGSQFDFTQFRSIKSGPKTDKVLEPSLLSRMDFNDSFCAEAQEKSPTNPEEQAGVAKQPLLAHQTESKETIPETLQESVYKKCLTKSKHLFPPSVENSSEALRGRGSGKAHQFIDASESVEPPRGFFSSVQGVPHNGFQMASGKSVVFSPSAMQRAQSVFKENQQHPADGEPLTNMAASLNLARGKSQSVSEEEQRSLSAINAELSGFQTAAGKQVAVSAAALNKAKSLLDDCHELEEHPARDSTVMKSEPASFSTDTLDLGSTSKSLDAQNLASSHFPTGGFSTASGKKVAVSSAALAKAKHVLKEDNLGVQSQRGSSSLFRHQQQPDGFQTANGKPLALSSAALKKAKLLLDACTEVKEHPACQPPDRKSDLEKSALFSDRSLLENLTSASEDPDKDITDGRDATSPVGASESKLGNETAAPLLEHRDVSGFSTAGGKSVSVSDEAMTRAKSIWSDASLQNDKRDSLQNVASPAAAGGRRAKFITPDVPTSPSAACGFSTASGKNVLVSDNAVARAKALLDDKDSGFPSSAAEKKANPPLNEDRDPKTSDKMSSCGFSSASGRPVAVSSRALLKAKALFDEVAPLGAHEKNFSVPSPAPSAHLGEKRPAAREEGDPHRWQMSTPEDGAMVNLEPSDLTDCTETQQLFLAREALDCTKALLEDENIAASLEDARPEKGACCHARRGRAPGKRSAENTQRPEQPAAKRALLDQLDRCVDSRRGVRLCPLTSCPTGLTKDRPALTSNVLLGPNITRPLRDGYMEAAASPRSERRPSATLLPPWFKKSEAQPRRSEDAISPPAFVPPFRRGVERSAAKPFGSGPQTTTQSSTAPPHAMASDQSMSRDVSAQSPPADACRSQGTPPDDVDLARDMQDMRIRKKKHQTIRPLPGALFRAKSSGAARIRLKDAVARRPPAKYTRKQLYECGVHGYVGDVTSRSAEAFRFHLELFYKKEALAGIQLADGGRLIPGGDGTAGREHFYRALCDTPGVDPKLLSDEWVHNHYRWIVWKLACMERSFPESMGGRCLTPERVLLQLKYRYDVEVDHSRRPALRKITEKDDTAAKTLVLCVCGVDSVGPAENACAVVWLTDGWYALRTQLDEPLSQLLRKGRLAEGGKIITHGAQLVGSQEACAPLEAPHSLMLKIFANSTRPARWDTKLGFHRDPRPFLLPLSSLHSNGGPVGCVDIVVLRSYPLQWMERKSDGGVAFRSARAEEKEQAHYNSRKQKAMEALYAKMEAELEQEDKESKLQAPRRSVSHRDVEGLQDGRELYDAVGDDLAELEAHLSERQLETLQAYRRSLVDKKRAQLLDRYQNTDDGLASCPQRDVTPVWRLCVADSLNPTGAIYQLNLWRPSSDTLALLKEGRRYKVYNLTASNRKKHDGLATLQLSANKKTQFQDLQTSPECLSACFQPRVSTEFAALQNPDFRPPCGEVDLTGCVVSVLDGKGLSPAFYLVDRNMNFVKVRCFSSLLQADLLDVVRPGVLVALSNLQLRGQSTRPTPVVYAGDLTVFTTNPKEEHLQKVLAQLRNLLREQANFLACAEDKLSQVLKSDGWSSVCSPSLKTPPTQHLRTNQPIKSLGCFTPLSRNFQPPANASSSDPRSWRTRRAADSLSRVPSPPLFLHPRLAASPSVNKTFTPPRRANAPLTSKSVAPPNPAPLSASPPEVKEEEAWVNDHELAMIDTQALHVSDAL, from the exons ATGCCAAACAGAACCAAATATTCGGGAGCATTTCAGTCTCGAGGAGTGAATTTCCTACCTTCACAGACCATGTACGACTGTTTGACAGAAGAACTCTGGAAAG AGTTGGGACAGGTGGACCCCGACTGGTTCCAGGTGTTGACCACACGAGCATCGAAAGAAGCCAACCTCTCTGATTCCGATGATCAAGAAGAACTTTGTCCCAACCAGGAGGCGAATTTCAAGACGCCTTTACGCAAAACTGTTTCTGCCTGCGTGCCTCAGTCTTCAACACCTCAAGTGTTCCGACGCGGCTGCGTTGCGTCCCCGGACGGTGCCGACCAGCAAG AGAACGAACTGCTGCCATGGGGCGCCAGGAGTCTGTCTTTGTTTGGGCCTACCAAAGACAC GGTCCCACGTTCAAATGATGGAATTGCACACTCGCGCATTCCTGACTGGTTGG ATCTGATTCACACACCACAAGCATCTCTA GCCAGTTATGCACGGCACATCTCGGAAAGTCTGGGCGCAGACCTCCACCCTGACATCTCGTGGACCAGCTCTTTGAATACGCCGTCGCCTCTGCCTCTGCCTCTGCCTTCCACCCTCATTTTAT CTAACCCAGATGAAAGTCCCAGCACCATGGCGATTTGTATGGACAAGAGCGCCGTG CTGGTTCGGAagcttttcccttctctgtcCAACAATGTCAGGGCAGAAGTTGCGGCTGTACAAAACAGCGACCCGCTTGAGGTTCTACGAG ATGCTGATTTCCCCGAGGCTGGCCCTCATTCAACCCCCCCAAAATCCCCCCCGAGATTCCCGGAGCAGCCCCCTGAAGCCGGCGGGGACCCGCTGATCCAGGCGGCCGGTGTTCTTGACTGGACCGAAAACAACCAGTGCACGTTTCCCACTGACGGCGAAGGAAGGGAAAGGAGGCAAGAAGACGACGGTAACGCCTCAGATGTGGCAACGGAGCCCAAGTTCTCTGATCAAGCTCAGCCAGTAGAACCTGAGGACAATGCACTGACACAGTGGTCACCATTGAGTTTATCAGACATTGCGCTTCCCGTCGCCGCTGCTGCACAAGCGGCAGATCAATGCGCGACATCACCAGCGAGCGAAGGCAATCGTGCCCGTCCAATCGGGCCCTCGTTGAACTTTGCCGCATTTACCAAGAAGAAGACCAAATTTATTTACGTCATTGATAAGGAGAAGCACTCTGTGAAGGACACGTACTTGATTCCGGATAATACGCTGCCTGCCAATGATGGAAAGGAGGAGCTTCAACAACGGGAAGAAAAGCCGCCTTCCTCGCTTCACGTCAACCCGCAGGATTTGGACATGTCGCAGCTCGGACGAGCATTTGCGCAAGACTTCAGTCAGATGTCGTGTCCGAGCGCTCCGCGTAAATTGGGTctgccgcctcctcctcgtGGATTCTCCCCGTTGACCCGTCTGACTGCATCCAAGTTTGCCCCACGCAAAACCAAAAGCTCCGGCGACGGCGAAGCGCCTTTGGATGAGTCGGTCGACGAGCCGGCGGCGGGCGACAGCGGCTTCCTGTCGGCCGGCGCCGACATCTCGCAGCTGACTGCGTCCTCCGCGGAGAAACGTGAAGCGAGTCACCCAAAGAAAAACCACAAACAAAATGAGCTTTGCTCGGAAGACCTTTTACTTGACACGTGGACCGACACCAAGGACGCATCAGCGCCGACGCCGGCGACTTTAAAAGAGTTAGCTGGTCATCTAGTTTCCGTTCAGTCTCTCAAAGAGACTGCAAATGTGTCACCTTTGGATAGAACTTCCGACAAACGTATGCAGATGTGGACAGCCAACGTGCAGAAAGCAGAAGGACTTTTTGAACAGCAGCAACCGATCAAAAGTGAATCAGATTCCACCGCGAGCATTTCCGAAAAGTGTACGCGGAAAGATGAAAATAGTAAAGTGACGGAGGAGTCACCACAAGGCTTCTCTCAGTCCTTCAAACAAGGTCAAATTGCTCCAGAAAGTCTCGCAAACGGTTACCACGGTGATGTCAAAAAGGAAATTCCTGCACACTCGTGTCCACCGAGAGATTCCCAAAACAAGTGCTTGGAAGAGGATCCTTCTGACACAAACGGCTTCTCTTCATCCACCAAACAAGTTCAGCATGCTCCAGAAAGTCCCGGAAACTCAAACGCACTCACGTGTCAAGGTGATCAAGCCTCGGAATGCCGCCGTGACACCAGAGAGCAAACTCCCGCAACTCTGGAGTCCCCAAACTACCAGCTGAGTGCCTCCCAGAAAGCTGATGTGAAGGCCTTGTGCAGCCTCCTGGAAGAAGAAGGCAGCCAGTTTGACTTCACGCAGTTCAGAAGCATCAAGTCGGGACCCAAAACGGACAAAGTCCTTGAACCGTCCTTGCTGAGCAGGATGGATTTCAATGACAGCTTTTGCGCAGAGGCCCAGGAGAAGTCGCCAACAAATCCTGAAGAACAAGCCGGCGTCGCTAAGCAACCCCTCCTCGCACATCAAACGGAAAGCAAAGAAACAATCCCCGAAACGCTCCAAGAAAGCGTTTACAAAAAATGCCTGACCAAAAGCAAACATTTATTTCCACCGAGCGTTGAAAACAGTAGCGAGGCGCTGCGTGGGCGCGGCTCCGGGAAAGCCCATCAATTTATCGACGCCTCCGAGAGCGTCGAGCCGCCTCGAGGCTTCTTTTCGTCCGTCCAAGGCGTGCCTCACAATGGCTTTCAGATGGCCAGTGGCAAAAGCGTTGTGTTTTCGCCCAGCGCCATGCAAAGGGCACAGTCTGTCttcaaagaaaaccaacaacacCCTGCGGATGGAGAGCCGCTCACCAATATGGCCGCCTCCCTCAATCTTGCCAGAGGGAAGAGCCAATCCGTGTCGGAAGAAGAGCAAAGAAGCTTGTCAGCCATCAACGCTGAGCTGAGCGGATTCCAAACAGCGGCAGGGAAACAAGTTGCCGTTTCCGCCGCTGCTCTGAACAAAGCCAAATCCTTGCTAGATGATTGTCATGAACTTGAGGAACATCCAGCCCGTGACTCAACAGTCATGAAAAGTGAGCCTGCGTCATTTTCAACCGATACTCTCGACCTCGGCTCCACTTCAAAGTCGCTGGATGCTCAAAACCTTGCAAGTTCACATTTTCCTACTGGTGGTTTCTCCACCGCCAGTGGTAAAAAAGTTGCGGTGTCTTCGGCGGCCCTGGCAAAAGCCAAACACGTTTTGAAAGAAGACAACCTGGGTGTGCAGTCGCAGCGCGGAAGCTCCTCCCTCTTCCGCCACCAGCAGCAGCCGGACGGCTTCCAAACAGCCAATGGCAAACCGCTTGCTCTTTCCTCTGCTGCACTCAAGAAGGCCAAATTGTTGCTTGATGCTTGCACCGAAGTCAAAGAACATCCCGCCTGCCAGCCGCCAGACAGAAAAAGTGACCTTGAAAAGTCGGCCTTATTTTCAGACCGCTCGCTCTTGGAGAATCTCACCTCCGCTTCAGAGGATCCAGACAAAGACATCACGGACGGTCGTGACGCAACGTCGCCTGTCGGAGCGAGCGAATCCAAGCTTGGCAACGAGACCGCCGCACCCTTGCTAGAGCATCGAGACGTAAGCGGATTCTCTACTGCCGGCGGGAAGAGCGTGTCTGTGTCCGACGAAGCCATGACGAGAGCCAAATCCATCTGGAGTGACGCTAGCTTGCAAAATGACAAACGGGACAGCCTGCAAAATGTCGCATCCCCGGCGGCGGCCGGCGGCAGAAGAGCAAAATTCATCACACCCGATGTGCCGACGTCTCCGTCCGCCGCTTGTGGCTTCAGCACAGCCAGCGGCAAAAATGTTCTTGTGTCTGATAACGCTGTGGCGAGAGCAAAAGCACTCCTGGATGACAAAGACTCCGGCTTCCCGTCGTCTGCAGCCGAAAAGAAAGCAAACCCTCCCCTGAACGAGGACCGGGACCCAAAAACAAGCGACAAAATGAGCAGCTGCGGGTTCAGCTCAGCCAGCGGGAGGCCCGTGGCCGTTTCCAGCCGGGCCCTCCTGAAAGCCAAAGCTCTCTTTGATGAAGTCGCTCCACTGGGTGCCCACGAGAAAAACTTCAGCGTCCCTTCACCGGCTCCGAGCGCACACTTAGGAGAAAAGAGGCCGGCGGCTCGTGAAGAGGGCGACCCCCACAGGTGGCAAATGTCGACACCGGAAGACGGCGCCATGGTCAACTTGGAGCCCTCGGACCTGACGGACTGCACGGAAACGCAGCAGTTGTTTCTGGCCCGGGAAGCGCTGGACTGCACCAAAGCTTTGCTGGAGGACGAGAATATCGCGGCGAGTTTGGAAGACGCCCGGCCGGAGAAGGGCGCCTGCTGTCACGCGCGGCGGGGGCGAGCGCCTGGCAAAAGATCCGCAGAAAACACCCAACGGCCCG AGCAACCCGCTGCCAAACGAGCACTGCTGGACCAACTGGACAGATGTGTGGATAGTCGGCGAGGAGTCCGCCTCTGTCCTCTCACGAGCTGTCCCACAG GTCTGACAAAGGACAGGCCGGCGTTGACGTCCAACGTGTTGCTGGGTCCAAACATCACCAGACCGCTCAG GGACGGTTACATGGAGGCTGCCGCGTCACCGAGGAGCGAGCGGCGGCCCTCCGCGACTTTACTTCCTCCGTGGTTCAAGAAGAGCGAGGCGCAACCGCGGAGGAGCGAGGACGCAATCTCGCCTCCCGCCTTTGTTCCTCCGTTTAGAAGAGGAGTTGAACGGAGCGCCGCAAAACCGTTTGGTAGCGGCccacaaacaacaacacaaagcaGCACGGCGCCCCCTCACGCAATGGCCTCGGACCAAAGTATGAGCCGTGACGTCTCGGCTCAAAGCCCACCGGCTGACGCGTGTCGGAGTCAAG GGACGCCACCGGATGACGTTGACTTGGCGCGAGACATGCAAGACATGAGGATCCGCAAGAAGAAGCACCAGACGATAAGGCCTTTGCCCGGCGCCTTGTTTCGAGCCAAAAGCTCGGGCGCCGCCAGGATACGTTTGAAGGACGCGGTGGCTCGGAGGCCCCCGGCCAAGTACACCCGCAAACAG CTGTACGAATGCGGAGTGCACGGGTACGTGGGAGACGTCACCAGCCGATCCGCCGAGGCTTTTCGCTTCCATCTCGAGCTCTTCTACAAAAAGGAAGCCTTGGCCGGCATCCAACTCGCCGACGGCGGACGGCTGATTCCCGGCGGGGACGGGACGGCCGGCAGAGAGCACTTCTACAG GGCCTTGTGCGACACACCCGGCGTGGATCCCAAATTGCTGAGTGACGAGTGGGTGCACAATCACTACAGGTGGATTGTGTGGAAGCTGGCCTGCATGGAGAGGTCCTTCCCAGAAAGCATGGGAGGCCGATGCCTCACCCCCGAGAGGGTCCTACTGCAGCTCAAGTACAG GTATGACGTGGAGGTGGACCACAGCCGCAGGCCCGCGCTGAGGAAGATCACGGAAAAGGACGACACGGCGGCCAAGACTCTGGTCCTGTGCGTGTGCGGGGTGGACTCGGTAGGCCCGGCGGAAAACGCCTGCGCGGTGGTGTGGCTGACCGATGGCTGGTACGCGCTGAGAACCCAGCTGGATGAGCCCTTGAGCCAGCTGCTCCGCAAGGGCCGACTGGCCGAAGGCGGGAAGATCATCACCCACGGCGCTCAGCTGGTGGGCTCGCAGGAGGCTTGTGCGCCGCTGGAGGCGCCGCACTCGCTTATGTTGAAG atATTTGCCAATAGCACCAGACCGGCGCGATGGGACACCAAGCTTGGATTTCACCGAGATCCTCGGCCGTTCCTGCTTCCGCTGTCGTCGCTGCACAGTAACGGAGGGCCTGTTGGCTGCGTGGACATTGTGGTTCTGAGAAGTTACCCCCTTCAG TGGATGGAGAGGAAGTCGGACGGAGGCGTGGCGTTCCGCTCGGCCCGCGCCGAAGAGAAGGAGCAAGCTCATTACAACAGCCGTAAACAGAAGGCCATGGAGGCGCTTTATGCCAAGATGGAGGCCGAGCTGGAACAGGAAGACAAGG AGAGCAAATTACAAGCTCCGAGACGGAGCGTGAGCCATCGAGACGTCGAAGGTTTGCAAGACGGGCGGGAGCTCTACGATGCTGTGGGAGATGACCTCGCTGAACTGGAG GCCCATCTGAGCGAGCGGCAGCTGGAGACGCTGCAAGCTTACAGACGTTCGCTCGTGGACAAGAAACGGGCGCAGTTGCTGGATCGCTACCAAAACACAGACGACGGCCTGGCGAGCTGCCCTCAGAGAGACGTCACCCCCGTCTGGAGACTCTGCGTGGCCGACTCTTTGAATCCCACCGGCGCCA tttaccAGTTGAACCTTTGGCGGCCGTCCTCGGACACGCTGGCCTTGCTAAAGGAAGGTCGTCGATACAAAGTCTACAACTTGACCGCGTCAAACAGGAAGAAGCATGACGGTCTTGCCACGCTTCAGCTCAGCGCCAACAAAAAGACACAATTTCAAGACCTTCAG ACTTCTCCGGAATGCTTATCAGCGTGCTTTCAACCGAGAGTGTCGACCGAATTTGCGGCTCTTCAAAACCCGGACTTCCGTCCTCCGTGCGGCGAGGTCGATCTGACAGGATGTGTCGTCAGCGTGTTGGACGGAAAAG GCCTTTCTCCAGCCTTCTACTTGGTGGACCGCAACATGAACTTTGTGAAGGTGCGCTGTTTCAGCAGCCTGCTTCAGGCCGACCTGCTGGATGTCGTGAGGCCCGGCGTGCTGGTCGCTCTGAGCAACCTGCAGCTGAGGGGCCAATCCACGCGGCCCACCCCCGTCGTGTACGCGGGAGACCTCACCGTCTTCACCACCAACCCCAAAGAAGAGCATCTACAAAAAGTCCTGGCACAGCTCAGGAACCTTCTGCGG GAACAAGCTAACTTCTTAGCGTGCGCTGAGGACAAACTTTCCCAAGTGCTCAAGTCTGACGGATGGAGCTCCGTCTGTTCTCCCTCTCTCAAAACTCCACCGACGCAACACTTGAGGACAAAC CAGCCAATCAAAAGCCTGGGCTGCTTCACTCCACTGAGCAGGAATTTTCAGCCGCCAGCCAATGCTTCTTCATCAGACCCAAGAAGCTGGAGGACGAGGCGGGCCGCGGACTCCCTCTCTCGCGTGCCATCCCCGCCGTTGTTTCTCCATCCGCGCTTGGCTGCTTCACCCTCCGTCAACAAAACTTTCACCCCTCCTCGGAGAGCCAACGCACCCCTCACTTCTAAAAGCGTCGCCCCCCCAAACCCGGCGCCTCTATCTGCAAGCCCACCCGAAGTAAAGGAGGAGGAAGCTTGGGTCAACGACCACGAGCTCGCGATGATTGACACGCAGGCGTTACATGTCAGCGATGCGCTGTAA